From Deltaproteobacteria bacterium CG2_30_66_27:
TCAGCCAGTACAGGGCTCCGGGGATCTTCCCGGGCGAGGCGAGGGTCACCATCAGCATGATGACCGCGTTGAGGAACGCTCCCACGACGACGCCCATCAGGATCAGCCGCTCCGGCGAGACACCGCTCCGGCGGCGGGCGAGGAGGAAGACGGCCAGTGCGGAGAGCGCCGCTCCGCCGAAGGCGCACAGCGGAAGAAGGGGGGAAGCGTCCGCCGACAGGAAGAGGGCCACCGTGAGCGCGCCGACCGCGGCGCCGCCGGATACCCCAAGGATGTACGGGTCGGCGAGGGGGTTGCGCAGCAGCGCCTGGAAGGCGACGCCGGAAGAAGCGAGGGCCCCGCCCACGAGGGCGCCCAGCAGCGCCCGCGGGAGCCGCAGCGACAACAGGACCCGGGCGGCCGTGTCGTCGGCTCCCCGGAAGATCGCGTCGAAAGCGGCGTGGGGGGAGATCGGCACCGGCCCGGTAGCCGCGGAGAGGGCCAGCGCGCCGAGGAGCGCGGCGGCGAGCACGGGGAACACCACGCCGCTCTTTCTCCCGCCGCCCGTCACCGCTTCTCCCCCGCACCCGCCGCCTTCGTCCGCCAGTCGGCGAGAGCCGCGGATACCCGCTCGAGCGCGGTCACCAGCCGGGGCCCCGGGCGGGTCACGATGTCCCCGTCGAGGGTGATCACTGCGCCGTCACGGAACGCGGGGACCTCCTTCCAACGGGTGACCTCCGGCGGGAACCGCTCGACGCCGGCCATCCCCGCGACGAAGATCACGTCCGGCCGGGCCGCAACCAGCGCTTCCACGGAGAGCCGCGGGTATCTGCCGGAAAAGCGCGCGGCGGCGTTCCTCCCGCCGGCGAAACGCACCAGTTCCTCCATGAAGGTGCCAACGCCGGCGGCGATGATCGGGGTGGTGGAGACGACGAAGAGCACGGACGGCTTTTCCACGTCGTGGACGGAGGCGCGAGCGGCCCGCGCTCGGCGGCGAAGCGCCGCGGCCTCGGCGCGTCCCCGGTCCCCGGCGCCGAGGAGAACCCCCAGGCGCTCGATCGCCGTGAAGACCGCCTCGAGATTCTGGGGCGCCACGGCAAAGCACGGGATCCCCATCTCCTCGAGGGCCCGCACCTTCTCACGGGGATTCCCGTCCGTCGTGCACAGGACGAGATCCGGCGACAGCGCGACGATCCGCTCAACGTCGGGATCGATCACGCCCCCGATCTTCGGCAAGCCTGAGGCCGCGGGGGGTACGTTGCAAAATCGGGTGACGCCGACGAGGGAACCGCCGCGGCCGAGGAGGAAGACGATCTCGGTGAGGCTGGGGGCCAGGGAGACGACACGGCGGGGAGGGGCGGCAAGCCGGACGGTGACGCCCCGGTCGTCTTTTACCGCGAGGGGGAACCGGTCCGCCGCGAGCACGGGGCGATCTGCCGCGGACGCAAGGAGGAGGACGGGGAGGAACCCCGCGAGAAAACGGCATGCGACGGCGATCCGGACGCGGCCCGACATGGAGCATCCCCCGGCCCGATGCCTTGGTGCTGCGTTTCGCAACACTTGGCGGGAAAAACGGATGGGGGATGAAACGCGCGTCCTGACGGCGAAAGCGCCCCGGCCCTTCTCCCGCGAAAGGCGTCTCGGGATCTCTCCCCGCCGGGAAGGTCTCCTGGCTTCCGGTTCCCCGGCGGCCCATCGAGGGCCGCCCTCCTACTCTCCGCGCCTTCCCGCCCGGGTTCTCGTCACCCGTGCAGTGGCTCCGTTGCGGATTTCGTCACCGGTTACAGTTGCGGGGCAGCGATGGACTCGCACCATCTTCCCTTGCCCCGACGGGAACGTTCCGATCTGCTCGACCATTCTGCCGCCCAGCGCCCCACGCGTCAAGGAGGAATCGCCAGACGGAATCGCCGGTTTCTCAAGTCCCCTGACAGTTGATCAGGCGCTGCCTGTTGCAGGACATTTTTGGCATACGTTAGCGTTCGTTAATAGCTCCAGTTATCATGGCCCAGTGGAGCACGATTCATTTCCGCCCGGTGATGCCGCCACTGCGGCATGAAGCCGTCCATCAGCGCCGTGAAGCGGTCGTTGTGGCGACGCTCCAATAGATGCACCATCTCATGCACGATGATCGATTCAAGGCATTGAACCGGCTTCTTTGCGAGTTCCAAGTTCAGCCAGATGCGGCGGGCTTTGATGGTGCAAGTGCCCCACTTGGTTTTCATCCGTTTCACGCCCCACTCGGCCACCTTCACGCCGACGATGGTTTCCCACTTTTGGATCAGTGATGGAATCAGCTCCTTGAGCTGCTGGCGATACCACGCCAGAAGTACTCTCTCCCGTTGTGCAGTGTCGCTTCCTTCCCGGACAAACAGGTCAATAGTGCGATGATTGCGGATCGCGACGTGGGCAGTTCTGTCCTGAACGAGAACATTCAAGCGATAACGTTGACCCAGGAAGTAATGGCTTTCTCCTGTAATAAATTCACGGGCTGACTGTCGATTCTGCCCCGCAAACTTTGCGCGTTGCCGCTTGATCCATGCCAGCCGTGTAACCACGGCCATTCTCACGGCCTCGTCGCTCACCCGCAAGGGAACCGCCACGCGCACCCGCCCATTGGGCGGATACACGCCAAGGTGCAGGTTCTTGATGTCCTTTCGGACGACCTGAACTACCAAGCCACTCACTCGGAACTCTGCGTTCTCAGTACTCATCATGTTTCTTCACTAACGATAGGATTCTCTCGGTCCTGTCTTCAAGCGTCTCTGTCGGTTGCGGCCCATGGACAGCCAACGGTTCCCGCACAACCACTCCTGCTTGTTCTGCAGTCAACTCAAGCCTGGCACGGATAGCGTTCCTCACCTTCTTGATCTTGAAAGGATTGTTTCTCCAGTCGTCCTGCCGGCTGCTGCGTACCGCCGCATCGACAGATAACGCCAGCGTCTCATCCTTGTCGAGGTTGTCATACAGCGCTCGCTTGCCGGGAGTCTTCATCGGCGCAGGATATGCACCAGTCGCTTCCGGGTTCGTTACCTTCTTCGTCAGCTCGACGATCCTGCGGAGATACTCCTGGTAGTCCATCGCCTCCTTGCGGCGTTGTTCGATCAGGGCATCCAGCAGTTCCGACATCTTCTCGTAGTACTTGGGATTGATCGGATGCTCGTCGATGATCAGCCGGCGGACGTTATTCTCGATCGTCTCGGCCACGGCCTCCTTGTTCTTCCTGATGCCTTCCGGCAGAGCATCGACCGCAGCCGCACCTCGCTCGACGATAAGCTGCACGAGCGAAACGTCATCGAAGGCGGAGACTTTTTTGCTCTCTTCCGCATGGATGTAGGCGTCGATCAGGTGCCGCATCGCGGGCTCGTACATCTTGAGGTCGATGTAGTCGCCGCTGGCCAGTTTCACCTCGTTGCGGACCTTCTCGAAGTGATCCACCTCGGCCTTCAGTGTGTTGATAACGGCGGTGGTATAGCTGGACTCCGTCAACTCGCTG
This genomic window contains:
- a CDS encoding metal-dependent hydrolase produces the protein MSTENAEFRVSGLVVQVVRKDIKNLHLGVYPPNGRVRVAVPLRVSDEAVRMAVVTRLAWIKRQRAKFAGQNRQSAREFITGESHYFLGQRYRLNVLVQDRTAHVAIRNHRTIDLFVREGSDTAQRERVLLAWYRQQLKELIPSLIQKWETIVGVKVAEWGVKRMKTKWGTCTIKARRIWLNLELAKKPVQCLESIIVHEMVHLLERRHNDRFTALMDGFMPQWRHHRAEMNRAPLGHDNWSY